The following are from one region of the Penaeus chinensis breed Huanghai No. 1 chromosome 5, ASM1920278v2, whole genome shotgun sequence genome:
- the LOC125025880 gene encoding endocuticle structural glycoprotein SgAbd-8-like, giving the protein MAAVAVAAPQYAYETPAPTYLVPAASNRDESAEVIEFIPILRDDRVHEDDGRYNLDVETANGISMSQSGSPDGPDGAIVKAGQYSYTAPDGSLIEIKFVANENGFQPQGAHLPVAPEFPHPIPQFVLDQIAFAAEEDAARERAEAQASAPAPTRLYGKPQ; this is encoded by the exons ATGGCCGCCGTGGCCGTCGCCGCCCCCCAGTACGCCTACGAGACCCCCGCCCCGACCTACCTCGTCCCCGCCGCCTCCAACCGCGATGAGTCCGCTGAGGTGATCGAATTCATTCCTATCCTGAGGGACGATCGCGTCCACGAGGACGACGGCAGGTACAACCTGGACGTGGAGACTGCCAACGGAATCTCCATGTCCCAGTCCGGCTCTCCTGACGGTCCCGACGGCGCCATCGTCAAGGCAGGCCAATACTC TTACACCGCACCTGACGGCTCTCTGATCGAGATCAAGTTCGTGGCCAACGAGAACGGATTCCAGCCCCAAGGCGCCCATCTGCCCGTGgctcccgagttcccccaccccatccctcagttcgtcctcgaccagatcgccttcgccgccgaggaAGACGCCGCCCGTGAACGTGCTGAGGCTCAGGCTTCCGCCCCCGCACCCACGAGGCTGTACGGCAAGCCACAATAG
- the LOC125025881 gene encoding endocuticle structural glycoprotein SgAbd-8-like, protein MAAVAVAAPQYAYETPAPTYLVPAASNRDESAEVIEFIPILRDDRVHEDDGRYNLDVETANGISMSQSGSPDGPDGAIVKAGQYSYTAPDGSLIEIKFVANENGFQPQGAHLPVAPAFPHPIPQFVLDQIAFAAEEDAARERAEAQASAPAPTRLYGQPQ, encoded by the exons ATGGCCGCCGTGGCCGTCGCCGCCCCCCAGTACGCCTACGAGACCCCCGCCCCGACCTACCTCGTCCCCGCCGCCTCCAACCGCGATGAGTCCGCTGAGGTGATCGAATTCATTCCTATCCTGAGGGACGATCGCGTCCACGAGGACGACGGCAGGTACAACCTGGACGTGGAGACTGCTAACGGAATCTCCATGTCCCAGTCCGGCTCTCCTGACGGTCCCGACGGCGCCATCGTCAAGGCAGGCCAATACTC TTACACCGCACCTGACGGCTCTCTGATCGAGATCAAGTTCGTGGCCAACGAGAACGGATTCCAGCCTCAGGGCGCCCACCTTCCAGTTGCCCCCGcgttcccccaccccatccctcagttcgtcctcgaccagatcgccttcgccgccgaggaAGACGCCGCCCGTGAACGTGCTGAGGCTCAGGCTTCCGCCCCCGCACCCACCAGGCTGTACGGCCAGCCTCAATAG